The following nucleotide sequence is from Apium graveolens cultivar Ventura chromosome 4, ASM990537v1, whole genome shotgun sequence.
ATAAATTCGTAAAATAAAAATACGATGTAACTAATTAGCAGGAAAATAAATATGCTTAAAATAAAAAATGcctaaaataaaaaaatgattcAACTAATTAGCAGGAAAATAAATATGCATAAAAATTAAAAATGcctaaaataaaaaaatgattcAACTGATTAGCAGGTTAACTAATTAAGCATAAAATAAAAATgcctaaaataaaaatacgatgCAAGTAATTAGTAGCAAAACAAATATGCCTAAAATTAAAAATGcctaaaataaaaatatgatgcAACTCATTAACAGGAAAATAAATATTCATAAAATGAAAATGcctaaaataaaaatatgattcaACCAATTAGAAGGAAAACACGTtaagtataaaataaaaatacctgATTCTGACATCACTTCTTGCGTTCTAGACTCACGCATCGGGGTCTCCTTCTGAATGTCAAGTTTCTCACGTTTCCGTAATTCATTATAGGCAACCATAGAACCAGAGCCATATTTCAAAGCTTGTAGCTTTTCTTTTGTAGTAAGCACATGTGTCTCATTTATCTTCAATATACAATCATTCGTATTATAATCTAATTAAGTTTTATTCTAAATTTAGACACTAAAATTTAAATGCATAAAATGCAAGTATACCTCTACATCAGGTGACCCCGTAGTTGGTTCCTTAGCTTGGCCACGAGTTCGGGGGCCACTAGAACTACTATTAATACTCTGGGTTTCTTGGTCTTTTTTTTCTCTATAGAAAATTTAATTTGTCAGCAAATATGCCAAGTATAATGAAAAAAGATTTGATGAAATAAATGTACCTTTGAAGTTCCAATATCAAAGTCATTGCATCCAAGCTCCTTAAGCTTCGCTTTATTTCTTGCAATATTCTGGTTCCTTACCATTTCATAGTCATTGCATCCATCACCTTCAACTTCCTTTACCATCTCTTTACTCCCTCCAGATTCCAAAATTTTAACTTGTCCAACACCGGTTCCGCTTCCATCTACGTCCTTCACTTTAACTTTTGGATTTGGTCCAACTACAACTTTATGACTTGGCTCAATTACAGCTTTTGGACTTGGTTCATGCAATGCACCTTTTAGACTTGGTTGATATTTTGAACTGACATCATGATCAGGGGTGGAATATTGCAGTTTCTTCCTTGTGCTTTTTCTCCGTTCCTTCTCGTCATTAATGTCCTTTAGTGTCACAAAAGTCCTCTTATCATATTTTTTCCCAGCATTTTAAAAGGGCTTGATCTTTGCCTTACAGTCACAAAAGGttgcatttgcttcattggtGGTATAGATTTGTCAACTATGTTGTCAATGTAAAAGGAGACTTCTGATCTGTCACAAGTTGCTTCATTTATACCTCGATCATCTGTCACAAGTGTCCACCCTCTGCGATTAACGTAAATGCCTCCAATCTCCTTGTAATAAATTCTTTAACATAATACATCAATTTACAATAAGACATACGATCGCGGTCCATATAAAAAGTTTCAGACTTGCCACCAGAGAACCTGGTCTTCATGAACTCTCCACTGTGGTGCAGTTGAACTTTCACACTATCAATGTCCATCCTGTACCAAAATACCAAAACATATCAGTCAATCAGTCAATATACTAACCAAGGAACTTGACTGAAATTCATAAAAACCACAGAAATAGTTTACAAAAATGCATAAATTCTCTGTTTATTTCAGACTTTTCAGGAACATAAAACAAGTATAATCACACAGAAACATCGttgataattaaattaccaaCTAATTTACAGAAATACATGAATTCTCTGTTTATTATAGACTTTCCGAAAACCTGAACAAGTAATCACAAAAACATAGTTGACAGttaatttaccaactaatttaCATAAATGCATGAATTCTCTGTTTATTTCAGACTTAATAGTAATTGAAACATAAAACTATTTTCAGATAAATAATGCCTGGTTTACACAAAAATAGTGcctaattttcataattaaattacATAAATAATTGCCTGATTTTCAGAGAAATAACGCATGGTTTTCACAAAACTAATTCCTAATTGAGAAAATTGCATTTTGCACCCTTATATTTGGCCAAAAATCAATTTTGTATACTTATTTTCATAAAATGCAGTTTGCATCCCCCTACTTTGAAATCCGCTTCAAGTTGCACCCTTTTTGCCAAATTTTGTCATTTTTTTGTCCAAATTATTGTCTTCAACAACATATATAATCTATTATTGGAGAAAAAAAATGAGATATATTGTCGGAGACAGCAATTTGGGCAAAAAAATTAGACAAAAAGGGTGCatgtttgtaacacccccagatccggggtcggggatccgggtcgtcacggtctttcttccacaatatcacttcacttaattaataataataaccttatgttgtgaccccacactaacacacaccacaacccgttatagtctcagagatgaaatttaaataagtacaagtctttgaatccacaatttaaaagttattacaacccaaaatgattacttgataaatttacagttaattgccattatctgccacaagttataattatacataatttgattctcaaaaatagaatgcctgatctaccaatagatctacctctgcagctatagcagccacaacatcatcgggaagacgcgggatgcttcccacgcgcttgctctgggtctgctggagtctggccatctttcctaactgttgttgtgtgatgaagaaataaagcaagggtgagcagcaagcccaccaaaataatatatataatgatttacaatatatgagcctactcataatactcatgaaagtcttggtcaaaagaaatgaaccaagtttgatatcttaatgcgatgaagtcgcaaaatattcagtatatatacatatatacttttcaaaatattggaagtcctcttccatgcataatatacacaaagtcccagtgtataactgtataaaaaatatcgttgcaaggtgatctcatatatctaaccttgtctcaacgtttttctgaaaatctttgtcattcataagacaattattaattagatataagtttaaaagatgaagttacaagataccccaatatacttatatctttcccaaatactacttgaactaccaccgttcaagttataaattagcttcaaaagttcatcacatagatgagactataagacaagatttgaatagattaaatctttaaaatattatcaaaataaaatgaagttacgagatacttcatttgatgtaaacatcattttgaaaacttgaccctgccaacactcaacaatcgcccaaccgtagcctttccatcgaagtgctctgggtagtgttgcagaaattatccaattggatgatgaactcattacgggagtttgccgcgccaggaagaccacttacgatgatcagtcgtagtagtacaaccccaccattttctacatgtagaggagaacctgtcggatttacttgtcaaccgaacactgaactcctaaggaatggaccgccttagcggaacttccaggccatttgggccaatataataaggctgggccggcgctactcggccacttacgccactcctagttcagatgaaatccatgactctgaaacgtaaagctcgtttccccctttccccaagtagaaacttgttgatacggctccaccaagaagtcgtacctagttggaaagtaaaactcaccgatatttcccaggcgatgcctgttaatggattaacttgttccaagaattttacttcccgaatattgggtaagtaatcaaaaactcttttaccaagacagcaaccttgttgcgaatataaaacacaccaccgagccggatcccccaggttttgagcgagtatttaaatcccctttttaaaaggaagatcttaaatataaaaatagttttgggatccgctctaacttttgaaaatcattttaaagactcgaaaacactttaaagagtgtttggagtaaaactgatttaatgaagtaaatcagtccccagaatatttagaaaatgtctgaatattattatttaaataatattcccataaaaaatattctttataaaataattgaagtagaagtattaaaacttatacttgaaatgaatagcaaataatcaaagatatacttatacgaaagtaatatctttatttgaataatcaaaaataagtttgattatcgacaccttattctttaataaaataaagaatatatctcagcaaataatcggagtcatagatcctcaaatgaatattcaaataatattcaataaataatgtaaaggagtcatacgccttcgaataatattcggaataatat
It contains:
- the LOC141719588 gene encoding uncharacterized protein LOC141719588, which codes for MTLILELQREKKDQETQSINSSSSGPRTRGQAKEPTTGSPDVEINETHVLTTKEKLQALKYGSGSMVAYNELRKREKLDIQKETPMRESRTQEVMSESGRLGDTHVDKLQ